A DNA window from Rhodococcus sp. Z13 contains the following coding sequences:
- a CDS encoding ABC transporter ATP-binding protein: MVSRVSIETRGACVDFPIFDAKTRSLKKAFLGKAGGAIGRNSSDVVVVEALRDITMSLKEGDRVGLVGHNGAGKSTLLRLLSGIYEPTRGYARVKGRVAPVFDLGVGMDPEISGYENIIIRGMFLGMTRKQMLGKVDEIAEFTELGDYLNMPLRTYSTGMRVRVALGVVTSIDPEILLLDEGIGAVDAEFMKKARVRLQDLVARSGILVFASHSNEFLAQLCDQAMWIDHGQIREQGDIEPVVRAYEGDEAGDHVRSILAELERERKAASGSPASTGTNGG; encoded by the coding sequence ATCGTGAGTCGTGTCAGCATCGAAACGCGCGGCGCGTGCGTCGACTTCCCCATCTTCGACGCCAAGACCCGGTCCCTGAAGAAGGCGTTCCTGGGTAAGGCGGGCGGAGCGATCGGCCGGAACAGTTCCGACGTCGTGGTCGTCGAGGCCCTGCGCGACATCACCATGTCGCTGAAGGAAGGCGACCGGGTCGGTCTCGTCGGCCACAACGGCGCCGGCAAGTCCACCCTGCTGCGCCTGCTGTCCGGCATCTACGAACCCACCCGCGGCTACGCCCGGGTCAAGGGCCGCGTCGCGCCGGTGTTCGACCTCGGTGTGGGCATGGATCCGGAGATCTCCGGCTACGAGAACATCATCATCCGGGGCATGTTCCTCGGCATGACCCGCAAGCAGATGCTCGGCAAGGTCGACGAGATCGCCGAGTTCACCGAGCTCGGCGACTACCTCAACATGCCGCTGCGCACCTATTCCACCGGTATGCGGGTGCGTGTCGCGCTCGGTGTGGTCACCAGCATCGACCCGGAGATCCTGCTGCTCGACGAGGGCATCGGTGCGGTCGACGCGGAGTTCATGAAGAAGGCCCGCGTGCGGCTGCAGGATCTCGTCGCACGCTCCGGCATTCTGGTGTTCGCGAGCCACTCCAACGAGTTCCTGGCGCAGCTGTGCGACCAGGCGATGTGGATCGACCACGGGCAGATCCGCGAACAGGGCGACATCGAGCCTGTGGTGCGCGCCTACGAGGGCGACGAGGCCGGTGACCACGTGCGCTCGATCCTCGCCGAGCTCGAGCGTGAGCGGAAGGCCGCGTCCGGTTCCCCGGCCTCGACGGGAACCAACGGTGGCTGA
- a CDS encoding NAD(P)H-quinone oxidoreductase, with protein MHAIVATEPGGPEVLRWTEQPDPELLPGHVMLDVAATAVNRADLLQRRGLYPPPPGASDILGLECSGVITELGEGVTGWNIGDRVCALLTGGGYAEKAVVPASQLLPVPKGVDLVVAASLPEIACTVWSNVVMTAGLTRGDVLLVHGGGGGIGTHAIQVGKALGAKVAVTASAGKLDRCRELGADLAIDYREQDFVTEVRNAFGGADVVLDNMGAKYLSRNIDVLAPDGRLVVIGMQGGTKGELHLGKLLAKRGHVTATGLRGRPDSGPSGKSAIVDSVRAGLWPLVEEGKVQPVVHAELPITEAARAHEMLDSPETVGKVVLRIERN; from the coding sequence ATGCATGCAATCGTCGCCACCGAACCCGGTGGTCCTGAAGTTCTTCGGTGGACCGAGCAGCCGGACCCGGAACTGCTCCCGGGCCACGTGATGCTCGACGTCGCGGCGACAGCGGTCAACCGCGCCGATCTCCTGCAGCGCCGCGGGCTCTATCCGCCCCCGCCCGGAGCCAGCGACATCCTGGGCCTGGAGTGCTCCGGGGTGATCACCGAACTCGGTGAGGGCGTCACCGGCTGGAACATCGGCGACCGCGTGTGTGCCCTGCTGACCGGCGGTGGTTACGCCGAGAAGGCCGTCGTCCCCGCCTCGCAGCTGCTGCCCGTGCCGAAGGGCGTCGACCTGGTCGTGGCGGCCTCGCTCCCCGAGATCGCATGCACCGTGTGGTCGAACGTCGTGATGACGGCCGGCCTGACCCGCGGCGACGTGCTGCTCGTCCACGGCGGTGGCGGCGGCATCGGCACGCACGCCATCCAGGTCGGTAAGGCGCTCGGCGCGAAGGTGGCCGTGACCGCCTCCGCCGGCAAGCTCGACCGCTGCCGCGAACTCGGCGCCGACCTGGCGATCGACTACCGCGAGCAGGACTTCGTCACCGAGGTCCGCAACGCCTTCGGCGGCGCCGACGTGGTGCTCGACAACATGGGCGCCAAGTACCTCTCGCGCAACATCGACGTCCTCGCCCCGGACGGGCGTCTCGTCGTGATCGGCATGCAGGGCGGCACCAAGGGCGAACTGCACCTCGGCAAGCTGCTCGCCAAGCGCGGGCACGTCACCGCGACCGGTCTGCGCGGCCGTCCCGACTCGGGGCCGTCCGGCAAGAGCGCGATCGTCGACTCGGTGCGGGCGGGTCTGTGGCCGCTCGTCGAGGAGGGGAAGGTGCAGCCGGTCGTGCACGCCGAGCTGCCGATCACCGAGGCCGCGCGGGCCCACGAAATGCTCGACAGCCCCGAGACCGTCGGCAAGGTCGTGCTGCGGATCGAGCGGAACTAG
- a CDS encoding cysteine desulfurase-like protein: MAYDVARIRGSIPSLGDGWIHLDPRAGMQIPDAVSRTVSTAFRNAAASSTGRHLSSRRSAAILEEARIGIADLVGADPAGVVLGPSRAVLLAWLAEALSSRLGLGTGMVLSRLDDEANIAPWLRVASRYGAQVRWAEVEIETCDLPTWQYEELITPTTRLVALTAASSIVGTAPDVRAVADLVHEVGGLMVVDAAGAAPYAHIDIADLGADVLTVDAAMWGGPQIGALVFADPAHLERVPTMALNPHARGAERLEVGGHQFGLLAGIPASIDFLASLDDSATGTRRERLEISISAMQNHQDVLFDRLMRHLDSLTGVIVLGRASSRVPTLSFTVDGVPAEKVAAQLADRRIATVASTRGSSRLLDSLGVSDEGGAVSVGLAPYTTGFEVDQLVRELRNL; this comes from the coding sequence ATGGCTTACGACGTTGCCCGGATCCGGGGGTCCATCCCCTCGCTCGGCGACGGTTGGATCCATCTCGATCCTCGAGCCGGCATGCAGATCCCCGATGCGGTGTCGCGTACGGTGTCCACCGCCTTCCGGAACGCAGCGGCCTCGTCGACCGGACGCCACCTGTCGTCGCGCCGCAGCGCTGCGATCCTCGAGGAGGCGCGCATCGGGATCGCCGACCTCGTGGGGGCCGACCCGGCCGGGGTGGTCCTCGGACCGAGTCGCGCGGTGCTGCTGGCCTGGCTCGCCGAAGCCCTCAGTTCCCGTCTCGGCCTCGGCACCGGCATGGTGCTGTCGCGGCTCGACGACGAGGCGAACATCGCCCCCTGGTTGCGGGTCGCGAGCCGCTACGGCGCGCAGGTGCGCTGGGCCGAGGTGGAGATCGAGACCTGCGATCTGCCCACCTGGCAGTACGAGGAACTCATCACCCCGACGACGCGGCTCGTCGCACTGACCGCCGCCTCGTCGATCGTCGGGACGGCTCCCGACGTCCGGGCCGTGGCGGATCTCGTCCACGAGGTCGGCGGCCTCATGGTGGTCGACGCCGCCGGTGCCGCCCCCTACGCCCACATCGACATCGCCGATCTGGGGGCCGACGTCCTCACCGTCGACGCCGCGATGTGGGGTGGGCCGCAGATCGGTGCCCTGGTCTTCGCCGACCCGGCCCATCTCGAACGCGTGCCCACGATGGCGCTGAACCCGCACGCCCGCGGCGCGGAACGGCTCGAAGTGGGTGGGCACCAGTTCGGCCTGCTCGCCGGCATCCCGGCATCCATCGACTTCCTGGCCTCGCTCGACGACTCCGCCACGGGCACCCGCCGCGAGCGGCTCGAGATCTCGATCAGCGCGATGCAGAACCACCAGGACGTGCTGTTCGACCGGCTCATGCGCCATCTCGACAGCCTCACCGGTGTGATCGTGCTGGGCCGCGCGTCGAGCCGGGTCCCGACCCTGAGCTTCACGGTCGACGGGGTGCCCGCGGAGAAGGTCGCCGCGCAGCTCGCCGACCGCCGCATCGCGACGGTCGCGAGCACCCGCGGATCGAGCCGGCTCCTCGATTCCCTCGGTGTCAGCGACGAGGGCGGGGCCGTGAGCGTCGGTCTCGCTCCCTACACCACCGGCTTCGAGGTCGATCAGCTCGTCCGCGAGCTCCGCAACCTCTAG
- a CDS encoding flavodoxin domain-containing protein yields MTVLVATESSEGPVRTVAESVAAALEGRDIDVTLGDASDLERAEEFEGIVFGAEVEDGEYSPDTQEELQSRRTVLRQQVVWLFGVGSGEADECPELVGHLAASGYKSFSPTTEDDEVQSWVSLVADEIEGHS; encoded by the coding sequence ATGACCGTTCTCGTCGCCACCGAGAGTTCCGAGGGCCCCGTCCGTACGGTCGCCGAGTCGGTCGCCGCGGCGTTGGAGGGACGGGACATCGACGTCACGCTGGGCGATGCGTCGGATCTCGAACGCGCCGAGGAGTTCGAGGGGATCGTCTTCGGCGCAGAGGTCGAGGACGGCGAGTACTCCCCCGACACGCAGGAGGAGCTGCAGTCCCGCCGGACCGTGCTGCGACAGCAGGTGGTGTGGCTCTTCGGGGTGGGCAGCGGAGAGGCCGACGAATGTCCGGAACTGGTCGGGCACCTGGCCGCGTCCGGTTACAAGAGTTTCTCTCCCACCACCGAGGACGACGAGGTGCAGTCGTGGGTGTCGCTCGTGGCCGACGAGATCGAAGGGCACAGCTAG
- a CDS encoding bacterial proteasome activator family protein — protein sequence MTHPDNDQVLVIGPDGRPIRVSREEANRVETDAEQPEKAEESGGESLSDMVEQPAKVMRIGTMIKQLLEEVKSAPLDDASRTRLKDIHRSSIRELGQGLAPELREELERLALPFGEDAVPSDAELRIAQAQLVGWLEGLFHGIQTALFAQQMAARAQLEQMRQGALPAGLAHGQAGGHDQHIQGQSHPGTGQYL from the coding sequence ATGACGCATCCGGACAACGACCAGGTTCTCGTGATCGGCCCCGACGGCCGCCCCATCCGCGTCTCCCGTGAGGAGGCGAACCGCGTCGAGACCGACGCCGAACAGCCCGAGAAGGCCGAGGAGTCCGGCGGCGAGTCACTGTCCGACATGGTCGAGCAGCCCGCGAAGGTGATGCGGATCGGCACCATGATCAAGCAGCTCCTCGAAGAGGTGAAGTCCGCGCCGCTCGACGACGCCAGCCGTACCCGCCTCAAGGACATCCACCGCTCCTCGATCCGCGAACTCGGCCAGGGACTCGCACCGGAGCTCCGCGAGGAGCTCGAGCGGCTCGCCCTGCCCTTCGGCGAGGACGCGGTGCCCTCCGACGCGGAGCTGCGCATCGCGCAGGCCCAGCTCGTCGGTTGGCTCGAGGGACTCTTCCACGGCATCCAGACGGCCCTGTTCGCGCAGCAGATGGCGGCGCGCGCCCAGCTCGAGCAGATGCGCCAGGGCGCGCTCCCGGCGGGCCTCGCCCACGGTCAGGCCGGTGGCCACGACCAGCACATCCAGGGACAGAGCCACCCCGGTACCGGCCAGTACCTGTAG
- a CDS encoding MarR family winged helix-turn-helix transcriptional regulator: protein MTSEPDEPRWLTAKEQEAWRLYLDGNNRLMSALNRSLNDRHDLSLAEYRILVLLSEAPDGSLRMSDLADGVLSSRSRLTHQIRRMEQEGMVERSSCPEDGRGVLAAITDEGRRRLKEAAPTHVGDVRAHLVDLLSADELETLGRIFARVEESLTDD, encoded by the coding sequence GTGACCAGCGAACCGGATGAGCCCAGGTGGTTGACCGCGAAGGAGCAGGAGGCCTGGCGTCTCTACCTCGACGGGAACAACCGTCTGATGAGCGCCCTCAACCGCAGCCTGAACGATCGGCACGACCTGTCGCTGGCGGAGTACCGCATCCTCGTCCTGCTCTCCGAGGCACCCGACGGGTCGCTGCGGATGAGCGATCTCGCCGACGGCGTGCTGTCCTCGCGCAGCCGCCTCACCCATCAGATCCGCCGCATGGAGCAGGAGGGGATGGTCGAGCGCAGCTCGTGCCCCGAGGACGGCCGCGGGGTGCTCGCCGCCATCACCGACGAGGGACGGCGACGGTTGAAGGAGGCCGCTCCCACACACGTCGGCGACGTGCGCGCCCACCTCGTCGACCTGCTGTCGGCGGACGAGCTGGAGACGCTGGGCCGCATCTTCGCGCGTGTCGAGGAGAGCCTGACCGACGACTGA
- a CDS encoding MBL fold metallo-hydrolase, whose translation MFHPDVSRGVHRLEHAHVNLYLIEDDDGITVVDTGFPSTSGRIEKAVARIGRRVDDVQAVILTHAHFDHVGSAKRLHERWHVPVWAHRDEKFLAAHPYRYRHERNRVLYPVRYPAGIPVLARMTVAGALWVRGIEDVALFHTPDSRPTEPLDVPGRPVPVHTPGHTFGHCVLHLADRDTVIAGDAIVTLDPYTGRRGPQIVSGAATADSVTALASLTALADTGATHLLPGHGEPWHGGVAAAVEQAVATGPS comes from the coding sequence ATGTTCCACCCCGATGTCTCCCGGGGCGTCCATCGCCTCGAGCACGCCCACGTCAACCTGTACCTGATCGAGGACGACGACGGCATCACCGTCGTCGACACCGGTTTCCCGTCGACGAGCGGCAGGATCGAGAAGGCGGTCGCCCGGATCGGCCGGCGGGTGGACGACGTGCAGGCCGTGATCCTCACGCACGCCCACTTCGACCACGTCGGATCCGCGAAGAGGCTGCACGAACGCTGGCACGTTCCGGTGTGGGCGCATCGTGACGAGAAATTCCTCGCCGCCCATCCGTACCGCTACCGGCACGAACGCAACCGCGTGCTCTATCCCGTACGGTATCCGGCGGGAATCCCGGTGCTGGCCCGGATGACGGTCGCCGGCGCGTTGTGGGTGCGGGGCATCGAAGACGTGGCCCTCTTCCACACCCCCGATTCCCGCCCTACCGAGCCCCTCGACGTACCCGGCCGACCCGTCCCCGTCCACACCCCGGGGCACACATTCGGGCACTGCGTCCTGCACCTGGCGGACCGGGACACGGTGATCGCCGGCGACGCGATCGTCACCCTCGACCCCTACACCGGCCGACGCGGACCGCAGATCGTGTCGGGCGCGGCGACCGCCGACAGCGTCACCGCACTGGCATCGCTCACCGCGCTCGCGGACACCGGTGCCACCCACCTGCTGCCGGGCCACGGGGAACCCTGGCACGGCGGCGTCGCCGCAGCCGTCGAACAGGCGGTCGCGACCGGTCCCAGCTGA